In Primulina huaijiensis isolate GDHJ02 chromosome 6, ASM1229523v2, whole genome shotgun sequence, a single window of DNA contains:
- the LOC140977998 gene encoding agamous-like MADS-box protein AGL19 isoform X2, whose translation MVRGKTQMKRIENASSRQVTFSKRRSGLLKKAFELSVLCDAEVALIIFSPSGRLYEFSSSSQMSHTIERYQKNARTLANLRITEEVYTQKLKDEAADSYKKLELLEDAKRTLLGENIDSCSIAELVQVEEQLEKSLCKIRARKHTLFQEQIHHLKEQEAKLMKVNTDLKEKCEMVAMSSIPLSQPLSPDMEVETGLFIGPPKTKANHV comes from the exons ATGGTGAGGGGAAAGACTCAAATGAAAAGGATCGAGAATGCGAGTAGCAGGCAAGTCACCTTCTCCAAGCGCAGGAGTGGGCTTTTGAAGAAGGCTTTCGAGCTCTCAGTTCTCTGTGATGCAGAAGTCGCACTTATAATTTTTTCACCTTCTGGTAGACTCTATGAATTTTCAAGTTCCAG TCAGATGAGCCACACAATTGAACGATATCAAAAGAATGCCAGGACCCTAGCCAACCTGAGAATAACTGAAGAAGTATATACGCAG AAACTGAAAGATGAGGCGGCTGATTCGTATAAGAAACTTGAGCTCCTTGAAGATGCTAAAAG AACGCTCTTGGGAGAAAATATAGATTCTTGTTCTATTGCTGAGTTAGTACAGGTGGAAGAACAGTTGGAAAAAAGTTTATGCAAAATCAGAGCTAGAAAG CATACTTTATTTCAAGAACAGATCCATCACCTAAAAGAGCAG GAGGCGAAGCTAATGAAAGTAAACACCGATTTAAAGGAAAAG TGTGAGATGGTGGCGATGTCAAGCATCCCCCTAAGCCAACCATTATCGCCAGATATGGAGGTGGAGACGGGGTTGTTCATCGGACCTCCGAAAACGAAGGCGAATCATGTTTAG
- the LOC140978719 gene encoding expansin-A7-like, which yields MGSLLHTWILVSFFLVLALVHEAKSAAFRPSAWGNAHATFYGDDSGNGMGGACGYGNVYSSGYGANTAALSTVLFNSGYGCGQCFQLQCTNSKWCTKGSSTTVTATNLCPPNWAQDSNNGGWCNPPRTHFDMSRSAFTKIAQMQAGIVPVMFRRVPCIRTGGLRFNFQGNDYWLLVYVMNVGGGGDVSSMWVKGSKTGWISMSHNWGASYQAFATLGGQALSFKITSYTNHETIIAYNVAPANWQAGMTYGCNVNFR from the exons ATGGGTTCTTTGCTGCATACGTGGATCCTTGTTAGCTTCTTCTTGGTGTTGGCTTTAGTTCACGAAGCAAAATCGGCTGCGTTTCGACCTAGTGCATGGGGTAACGCCCACGCGACATTCTATGGTGATGATTCGGGAAATGGAATGG GCGGAGCTTGTGGATATGGAAACGTGTACAGCAGCGGTTACGGGGCGAACACAGCTGCATTGAGCACGGTGCTGTTCAACAGCGGTTACGGGTGTGGGCAGTGTTTCCAGCTGCAGTGCACCAACTCCAAGTGGTGCACCAAAGGCTCCAGTACCACCGTCACCGCCACCAACCTCTGCCCTCCAAATTGGGCGCAGGACTCCAACAACGGCGGCTGGTGCAACCCCCCACGCACGCATTTCGACATGTCTAGGTCTGCTTTCACCAAGATAGCCCAGATGCAGGCTGGCATTGTACCCGTCATGTTCCGcag GGTACCATGTATCCGAACCGGGGGCCTCCGATTCAACTTCCAGGGCAACGATTACTGGCTGCTGGTGTACGTAATGAACGTTGGCGGTGGCGGGGACGTATCAAGCATGTGGGTGAAGGGGAGCAAGACAGGGTGGATAAGCATGAGCCATAACTGGGGAGCTTCATACCAAGCATTCGCAACTCTTGGAGGCCAAGCTCTTTCTTTCAAGATTACTTCTTACACTAACCATGAAACTATTATCGCATACAACGTTGCACCTGCTAACTGGCAAGCTGGAATGACTTATGGCTGTAATGTCAACTTCCGTTGA
- the LOC140977998 gene encoding agamous-like MADS-box protein AGL19 isoform X1: protein MVRGKTQMKRIENASSRQVTFSKRRSGLLKKAFELSVLCDAEVALIIFSPSGRLYEFSSSSQMSHTIERYQKNARTLANLRITEEVYTQQKLKDEAADSYKKLELLEDAKRTLLGENIDSCSIAELVQVEEQLEKSLCKIRARKHTLFQEQIHHLKEQEAKLMKVNTDLKEKCEMVAMSSIPLSQPLSPDMEVETGLFIGPPKTKANHV from the exons ATGGTGAGGGGAAAGACTCAAATGAAAAGGATCGAGAATGCGAGTAGCAGGCAAGTCACCTTCTCCAAGCGCAGGAGTGGGCTTTTGAAGAAGGCTTTCGAGCTCTCAGTTCTCTGTGATGCAGAAGTCGCACTTATAATTTTTTCACCTTCTGGTAGACTCTATGAATTTTCAAGTTCCAG TCAGATGAGCCACACAATTGAACGATATCAAAAGAATGCCAGGACCCTAGCCAACCTGAGAATAACTGAAGAAGTATATACGCAG CAGAAACTGAAAGATGAGGCGGCTGATTCGTATAAGAAACTTGAGCTCCTTGAAGATGCTAAAAG AACGCTCTTGGGAGAAAATATAGATTCTTGTTCTATTGCTGAGTTAGTACAGGTGGAAGAACAGTTGGAAAAAAGTTTATGCAAAATCAGAGCTAGAAAG CATACTTTATTTCAAGAACAGATCCATCACCTAAAAGAGCAG GAGGCGAAGCTAATGAAAGTAAACACCGATTTAAAGGAAAAG TGTGAGATGGTGGCGATGTCAAGCATCCCCCTAAGCCAACCATTATCGCCAGATATGGAGGTGGAGACGGGGTTGTTCATCGGACCTCCGAAAACGAAGGCGAATCATGTTTAG
- the LOC140978718 gene encoding lignin-forming anionic peroxidase-like yields MGSFSSSFGNIFSLVFLLVLLSGMLCEAQLSTSFYNKTCPGALTEIRNAVRRAVSAERRMAASLIRLHFHDCFVQGCDGSILLDESPSIRSEKTAIPNINSARGYNVVEDAKRALERICPSVVSCADILTVAARDASVAVGGPTWEVKLGRKDSTTANRDRANTDLPSPFADANTLIAAFAVKGLNTRDMIALSGSHTLGQAQCFLFRSRIYSNGTDIDPGFASTRRRRCPQTGGDTNLAPLDLVTPNSFDINYYKNLVQRKGLLQSDQVLFTSASTNSIVIEYSKNPKAFAADFASAMKKMGEIEPLLAPNGIVRKTCGAIN; encoded by the exons ATGGGTAGCTTTTCGAGTTCATTCGGCAACATTTTTTCCCTTGTATTCCTCTTGGTTTTACTCTCTGGCATGTTATGTGAAGCACAGCTATCTACATCTTTTTATAACAAAACATGCCCAGGTGCACTAACTGAGATTCGCAATGCTGTCCGACGGGCAGTATCCGCAGAGCGTCGCATGGCGGCCTCGCTGATTCGGCTCCATTTCCACGATTGTTTTGTTCAGGGATGCGATGGATCGATCCTTCTCGACGAGTCGCCCTCCATTAGAAGCGAAAAAACAGCGATTCCCAATATAAATTCTGCGAGAGGATACAACGTCGTAGAGGATGCCAAGCGCGCGCTGGAGCGTATATGTCCTTCTGTAGTTTCATGCGCGGACATACTCACCGTAGCAGCACGTGATGCCTCAGTTGCT GTTGGTGGTCCAACGTGGGAAGTGAAGCTCGGAAGAAAGGACTCCACCACCGCAAACCGTGATCGAGCAAACACCGATCTTCCCAGTCCTTTTGCTGATGCCAACACCCTTATTGCCGCCTTTGCCGTTAAGGGACTTAACACAAGAGACATGATTGCCCTATCAG GATCACATACACTCGGCCAAGCCCAATGCTTTTTGTTTCGGTCAAGAATATACAGCAATGGAACTGACATCGATCCTGGCTTTGCTAGCACCCGAAGACGCCGATGCCCTCAAACAGGTGGAGACACCAATTTGGCACCACTTGATTTGGTGACACCGAATTCATTCGACATCAACTACTACAAGAATTTGGTCCAGAGAAAGGGACTTCTCCAATCCGATCAGGTTCTATTCACTTCTGCATCTACAAACAGCATCGTCATTGAGTACAGCAAGAATCCAAAAGCTTTCGCTGCTGATTTCGCATCTGCCATGAAAAAAATGGGGGAGATTGAGCCATTACTTGCGCCAAATGGGATCGTAAGAAAGACTTGTGGCGCTATTAATTAG
- the LOC140979502 gene encoding protein STAY-GREEN 1, chloroplastic-like: protein MGTLAATASVFQTKLETSSFLHGTRRGNKKKQPIVPVARLIGPAIFEESKLKVLFLGDDKEETNPRKLPRTYTLTHSDITSKLTLAISHTVNNSQLQGWYNRFQRDEVVAEWKKIKGKMSLHVHCHISGDNLWLNLCAGLRYYIFSKELPVVRSNFGS from the exons ATGGGAACTTTAGCTGCTACTGCTTCAGTGTTCCAAACAAAGCTGGAAACCTCTTCCTTTCTTCACGGAACAAGAAGAGGAAACAAGAAGAAACAGCCCATTGTCCCT GTTGCTAGATTAATTGGGCCAGCTATATTTGAAGAATCAAAGCTCAAAGTTTTGTTCTTAGGGGATGACAAAGAGGAGACTAATCCAAGAAAACTTCCAAGAACTTACACGCTCACGCATAGTGATATCACCTCCAAGCTTACCCTGGCCATTTCTCATACCGTAAATAATTCCCAG TTACAAGGATGGTACAATAGATTTCAGAGGGACGAAGTGGTGGCGGAATGGAAGAAAATCAAAGGGAAGATGTCCCTTCACGTACATTGTCACATTAGTGGTGACAACCTTTGGTTAAATCTTTGTGCTGGCCTCAGATATTACATCTTCTCCAAAGAACTCCCTGTGGTAAGATCTAATTTCGGCTCTTGA